One genomic window of Conger conger chromosome 9, fConCon1.1, whole genome shotgun sequence includes the following:
- the LOC133137818 gene encoding E3 ubiquitin-protein ligase RNF182-like has translation MMGQAPQDAPEVLGAEELECKICYYRYNLSVRRPKVLDCGHRLCAKCLNKILDLGESPPRAVVCPFCRCATSLPEEEEEEEEAGDASGLPDDRGLVAALALRLQNRRNLLEGSTELLLSPRRLSALVGPSSSSSSPSSRRAPSCLVITIVESAQDSPPGSPRAPAHGRARRSPSLDSMTSMAQRWTVWNCTSLLCQASAQALIWLLGLLYFSSLPLGVYLLIVQKTTLGVLLVSLVPSSLVLVMAYGLSRCLCRELLDCMST, from the coding sequence atGATGGGGCAGGCCCCCCAGGATGCGCCGGAGGTCCTGGGAGCCGAAGAGCTGGAGTGTAAGATCTGCTACTACCGCTACAACCTCAGCGTCCGCCGGCCCAAGGTGCTTGACTGCGGCCACCGCCTGTGCGCTAAGTGCCTGAACAAGATCCTGGACCTGGGCGAGTCCCCGCCACGCGCCGTGGTGTGCCCCTTCTGCCGCTGTGCCACCAGCctgcccgaggaggaggaggaggaggaggaggcaggagaCGCAAGCGGCCTGCCTGACGACCGAGGCCTGGTGGCGGCCCTGGCCCTCCGGCTGCAGAACCGGAGGAACCTGCTAGAGGGCTCCACTGAGCTCCTGCTCAGCCCCCGCCGCCTCAGCGCTCTGGTCggcccttcctcttcctcctcgtccccTTCCTCACGCCGAGCCCCCAGCTGCCTGGTCATCACCATCGTGGAGTCGGCCCAGGATTCCCCCCCTGGATCCCCCCGCGCTCCCGCCCACGGCCGGGCCCGCCGCTCCCCGAGCCTGGACTCCATGACGTCCATGGCCCAGCGCTGGACGGTGTGGAACTGCACCTCCCTGCTGTGCCAGGCCTCCGCCCAGGCCCTGATCTGGCTGCTGGGCCTGCTCTACTTCAGCTCCCTGCCTCTGGGGGTCTACCTGCTCATCGTGCAGAAGACCACGCTGGGGGTTCTCCTGGTCAGCCTCGTACCGTCCAGCCTGGTGCTCGTCATGGCGTACGGCCTCAGCCGGTGCCTCTGCCGTGAGCTCCTGGACTGCATGTCCACGTAG
- the LOC133136723 gene encoding ran-binding protein 9-like isoform X1: MSGQSSGCGFLMSVVVHGDSALNEQEKELNQRLRRLYPAVNEQETPLPRSWSPKDKFSYIGLSQNNLRVHYKGHGKTPKDAASVRATHPIPAACGVYYFEVKIISKGRDGYMGIGLSAQGVNMNRLPGWDKHSYGYHGDDGHSFCSSGTGQPYGPTFTTGDVIGCCVNLINNTCFYTKNGHSLGIAFTDLPPNLYPTVGLQTPGEVVDANFGQHPFVFDIEDYMREWRTKIQAQIDRFPTGEREGEWQPMIQRMVASYLVHHGYCATAEAFAKSTDQAVHEELASIKNRQKIQKLVLSGRMGEAIETTQQLYPSLLERNRDLLFMLKVRQFIEMVNGTDSEVRCLGGRSPKSQDSYPGSPRLFSSPTLSPSHGASIHSLASPAKPSGSQSYLPGFDSSCSNGVAPSKPHPSPHCNKQSPPNLSNAELNSINSARSQQANNCTREVTPPFSCGVLASNDMDMEVDHYSNGVSESSSSNGFLNGGSKHDAELEECDVEMEVESSQPRRQLCGGSQAAVERMIHFGRDLQGMSEHLRRECGKSSANKKMLKDAFSLLAYSDPWSSPVGYQLDSIQREPVCSTLNSAILETHNLPKQPPLAQAVGQVSQCLSIMARSGSGSCAFAALEDYLH, translated from the exons ATGTCCGGGCAGTCCTCGGGCTGTGGGTTTCTAATGTCGGTTGTGGTTCATGGGGATTCGGCTCTCAACGAGCAGGAAAAAGAGCTCAACCAACGACTCAGGCGTCTTTATCCAGCTGTAAATGAACAAGAAACCCCGCTTCCCCGATCTTGGAGCCCCAAGGACAAGTTCAGTTACATCGGGCTCTCCCAGAACAATCTTCGGGTGCATTATAAAG GTCACGGAAAGACTCCGAAAGACGCAGCCTCTGTTCGAGCGACACACCCCATCCCTGCTGCCTGCGGTGTCTATTACTTTGAAGTCAAAATCATCAGCAAAGGACGAGATGG ATATATGGGAATCGGTCTCTCTGCCCAAGGTGTTAACATGAACAGACTCCCAG GTTGGGACAAACATTCGTATGGTTACCACGGTGACGACGGGCACTCGTTCTGCTCCTCGGGGACCGGGCAGCCGTACGGCCCAACGTTCACCACGGGCGACGTCATTGGCTGCTGTGTCAACCTGATTAACAACACCTGCTTCTACACAAAGAATGGCCATAGTCTAG GTATTGCTTTTACAGACTTACCG CCCAACCTCTACCCCACGGTGGGGCTCCAAACGCCGGGGGAGGTTGTGGACGCTAACTTCGGCCAGCACCCGTTCGTGTTTGACATCGAGGACTACATGCGGGAGTGGAGGACCAAGATCCAAGCCCAGATCGACAGGTTCCCCACTGGAGAGCGCGAGGGCGAGTGGCAGCCCATGATCCAGAG AATGGTGGCATCGTACCTGGTGCACCATGGGTACTGTGCCACAGCCGAAGCCTTCGCCAAATCCACGGACCAGGCTGTGCATGAAGAGCTTGCCTCAATCAAAAACAGACAAA AAATCCAGAAGCTGGTGCTGTCGGGTAGAATGGGAGAGGCTATAGAGACGACGCAGCAACTTTATCCAAGCCTACTAGAAAGAAACCGTGATCTTTTATTCATGCTAAA GGTGCGGCAATTCATTGAGATGGTGAACGGCACGGACAGTGAGGTGCGGTGTCTGGGGGGACGGAGCCCCAAGTCTCAGGACAGTTACCCCGGCAGCCCCCGGCTCTTCAGCAGCCCCACCCTCAGCCCCAGCCACGGCGCCAGCATACACAGCCTGGCCTCCCCCGCCAAGCCCAGCGGCTCTCAATCCTACCTGCCAG GTTTTGATAGCAGTTGCAGTAATGGTGTGGCCCCCAGCAAGCCCCACCCCTCGCCCCACTGTAACAAGCAGTCACCCCCCAACCTCTCCAACGCAGAGCTCAACAGCATCAACAGTGCCAGGAGCCAGCAAGCAAACAACTGCACCAG GGAGGTGACACCGCCTTTTTCTTGTGGTGTACTCGCTAGTAATGACATGGACATGGAGGTGGATCACTATAGCAACGGGGTGTCGGAGTCAAGCTCATCAAACGGCTTCCTGAACGGTGGCTCCAAGCACGACGCAGAACTAGAGGAATGCGATGTGGAAATGG AGGTGGAGTCCAGCCAGCCGAGACGGCAGCTGTGCGGGGGGAGCCAGGCGGCCGTGGAGCGCATGATCCACTTCGGCCGCGACCTGCAGGGCATGAGCGAGCACCTGCGCCGGGAGTGCGGCAAGAGCTCCGCCAACAAGAAGATGCTGAAG GATGCGTTTAGTTTACTGGCCTATTCAGACCCCTGGAGCAGCCCGGTTGGTTATCAGCTGGACTCCATACAGAGAGAGCCCGTCTGTTCCACCCTCAACAGTGCAATATTAG
- the LOC133136723 gene encoding ran-binding protein 9-like isoform X2 yields the protein MSGQSSGCGFLMSVVVHGDSALNEQEKELNQRLRRLYPAVNEQETPLPRSWSPKDKFSYIGLSQNNLRVHYKGHGKTPKDAASVRATHPIPAACGVYYFEVKIISKGRDGYMGIGLSAQGVNMNRLPGWDKHSYGYHGDDGHSFCSSGTGQPYGPTFTTGDVIGCCVNLINNTCFYTKNGHSLGIAFTDLPPNLYPTVGLQTPGEVVDANFGQHPFVFDIEDYMREWRTKIQAQIDRFPTGEREGEWQPMIQRMVASYLVHHGYCATAEAFAKSTDQAVHEELASIKNRQKIQKLVLSGRMGEAIETTQQLYPSLLERNRDLLFMLKVRQFIEMVNGTDSEVRCLGGRSPKSQDSYPGSPRLFSSPTLSPSHGASIHSLASPAKPSGSQSYLPGFDSSCSNGVAPSKPHPSPHCNKQSPPNLSNAELNSINSARSQQANNCTSNDMDMEVDHYSNGVSESSSSNGFLNGGSKHDAELEECDVEMEVESSQPRRQLCGGSQAAVERMIHFGRDLQGMSEHLRRECGKSSANKKMLKDAFSLLAYSDPWSSPVGYQLDSIQREPVCSTLNSAILETHNLPKQPPLAQAVGQVSQCLSIMARSGSGSCAFAALEDYLH from the exons ATGTCCGGGCAGTCCTCGGGCTGTGGGTTTCTAATGTCGGTTGTGGTTCATGGGGATTCGGCTCTCAACGAGCAGGAAAAAGAGCTCAACCAACGACTCAGGCGTCTTTATCCAGCTGTAAATGAACAAGAAACCCCGCTTCCCCGATCTTGGAGCCCCAAGGACAAGTTCAGTTACATCGGGCTCTCCCAGAACAATCTTCGGGTGCATTATAAAG GTCACGGAAAGACTCCGAAAGACGCAGCCTCTGTTCGAGCGACACACCCCATCCCTGCTGCCTGCGGTGTCTATTACTTTGAAGTCAAAATCATCAGCAAAGGACGAGATGG ATATATGGGAATCGGTCTCTCTGCCCAAGGTGTTAACATGAACAGACTCCCAG GTTGGGACAAACATTCGTATGGTTACCACGGTGACGACGGGCACTCGTTCTGCTCCTCGGGGACCGGGCAGCCGTACGGCCCAACGTTCACCACGGGCGACGTCATTGGCTGCTGTGTCAACCTGATTAACAACACCTGCTTCTACACAAAGAATGGCCATAGTCTAG GTATTGCTTTTACAGACTTACCG CCCAACCTCTACCCCACGGTGGGGCTCCAAACGCCGGGGGAGGTTGTGGACGCTAACTTCGGCCAGCACCCGTTCGTGTTTGACATCGAGGACTACATGCGGGAGTGGAGGACCAAGATCCAAGCCCAGATCGACAGGTTCCCCACTGGAGAGCGCGAGGGCGAGTGGCAGCCCATGATCCAGAG AATGGTGGCATCGTACCTGGTGCACCATGGGTACTGTGCCACAGCCGAAGCCTTCGCCAAATCCACGGACCAGGCTGTGCATGAAGAGCTTGCCTCAATCAAAAACAGACAAA AAATCCAGAAGCTGGTGCTGTCGGGTAGAATGGGAGAGGCTATAGAGACGACGCAGCAACTTTATCCAAGCCTACTAGAAAGAAACCGTGATCTTTTATTCATGCTAAA GGTGCGGCAATTCATTGAGATGGTGAACGGCACGGACAGTGAGGTGCGGTGTCTGGGGGGACGGAGCCCCAAGTCTCAGGACAGTTACCCCGGCAGCCCCCGGCTCTTCAGCAGCCCCACCCTCAGCCCCAGCCACGGCGCCAGCATACACAGCCTGGCCTCCCCCGCCAAGCCCAGCGGCTCTCAATCCTACCTGCCAG GTTTTGATAGCAGTTGCAGTAATGGTGTGGCCCCCAGCAAGCCCCACCCCTCGCCCCACTGTAACAAGCAGTCACCCCCCAACCTCTCCAACGCAGAGCTCAACAGCATCAACAGTGCCAGGAGCCAGCAAGCAAACAACTGCACCAG TAATGACATGGACATGGAGGTGGATCACTATAGCAACGGGGTGTCGGAGTCAAGCTCATCAAACGGCTTCCTGAACGGTGGCTCCAAGCACGACGCAGAACTAGAGGAATGCGATGTGGAAATGG AGGTGGAGTCCAGCCAGCCGAGACGGCAGCTGTGCGGGGGGAGCCAGGCGGCCGTGGAGCGCATGATCCACTTCGGCCGCGACCTGCAGGGCATGAGCGAGCACCTGCGCCGGGAGTGCGGCAAGAGCTCCGCCAACAAGAAGATGCTGAAG GATGCGTTTAGTTTACTGGCCTATTCAGACCCCTGGAGCAGCCCGGTTGGTTATCAGCTGGACTCCATACAGAGAGAGCCCGTCTGTTCCACCCTCAACAGTGCAATATTAG